One window of Halorussus sp. MSC15.2 genomic DNA carries:
- a CDS encoding phosphate uptake regulator PhoU, which yields METRKVQVTGGSTFTVSIPKGWATENGIEAGDRIEFHPEGDSLLLSPRSAQDTVEGTVDITDLEGTELMRTVFTLYVSGFDIINLEATRVTPDQRRTVRDATQGLVGLEVIEETADRVVLQDLLDSSELSIHNAITRMRLVSATMLQDAVTALVENDDSLATDVIERDDDVDRLWFMISRVFRSALRNPSTAADIGMPRETCFDYHSSARQLERIADHAAKIGQLSLNLDEVPDDVAEALEDLHEEAANIVEMAMDALLEEDGEEATRLGNEARERVRGVDEHTRAVDDLIREMDAQRAQYLSLVVDSLSRSADYGGNIAETALQKAAPRPEK from the coding sequence ATGGAAACCCGGAAGGTCCAGGTCACGGGCGGTTCCACGTTCACGGTCTCCATCCCGAAGGGATGGGCGACGGAGAACGGCATCGAAGCGGGCGACCGCATCGAGTTCCACCCGGAAGGTGACTCGCTGCTGCTCTCGCCGCGTTCGGCCCAAGACACCGTCGAGGGGACGGTCGATATCACCGACCTCGAAGGGACGGAACTCATGCGGACGGTGTTCACGCTGTACGTCAGCGGTTTCGACATCATCAACCTCGAAGCGACGCGCGTGACGCCAGACCAGCGCCGGACGGTTCGAGACGCCACGCAGGGTCTCGTGGGTCTCGAAGTCATCGAAGAGACGGCCGACCGAGTGGTCCTGCAGGACCTGCTCGACTCCTCGGAACTCTCGATTCACAACGCCATCACCCGGATGCGACTCGTCTCGGCCACGATGCTACAGGACGCGGTCACCGCACTGGTCGAAAACGACGACAGTCTCGCCACGGACGTCATCGAACGCGACGACGACGTGGACCGACTCTGGTTCATGATTTCGCGGGTGTTCCGGTCGGCGCTCCGCAACCCCAGCACCGCGGCCGACATCGGCATGCCCCGCGAGACGTGTTTCGACTACCACTCCAGCGCCCGCCAGTTGGAGCGCATCGCCGACCACGCGGCCAAAATCGGCCAGTTGAGCCTCAACCTCGACGAGGTTCCCGACGACGTGGCCGAGGCACTCGAAGACCTCCACGAGGAGGCCGCCAACATCGTCGAGATGGCGATGGACGCGCTGCTCGAAGAGGACGGAGAGGAGGCGACGCGCCTCGGAAACGAGGCCCGCGAGCGCGTTCGCGGCGTGGACGAACACACCCGCGCGGTGGACGACCTCATCCGAGAGATGGACGCCCAGCGCGCCCAGTACCTGAGTCTCGTCGTGGACTCGCTGTCGCGGAGCGCGGACTACGGCGGAAACATCGCCGAGACCGCGCTCCAGAAGGCCGCACCGCGACCCGAGAAGTAG